A segment of the Babesia microti strain RI chromosome II, complete genome genome:
CGATTTGAAAAGCGATAAGGAATTGCTGGCCACTGAACTTTGCAGCAGATGGTCTCTTAGTCACTCTGGCTGCAACGATGGAATTATGTTAGTTTTATTTCCTTCCAGTAAGGAAATTGTTTTGCATTGGGAAAGCGGAGTAGAACCAATAATTAATGCGAAAATTGCCTCCGCTTTCTATCGGATGTGTAGGAACGAATTAGCCACTAGAGGATTTGGTCAAGGGGTTGAAAAGTGcgtcaaatttattgcaaatgTAAGGCTTTGattatatgaaaatattctaaattaaatttggaattttaaGTATGACTAATGCAGCGTCTAAGCGGCGAAACATTGCCGATTGAAGAGACGATGAGGAAGTAAGCAGCAAAAATGACTCAGAATTGTATTCCTAATAATTGCCACAGTTACGGCTCTATTTTACATAACTTGTATGTTTGCAGGTAACACCACGGCAATATTCAGTGATGGTAGATAGGGCGTTATAATTGGGTGTTATAAGGACACGATAGTGATTTTATGTAGATCTgcatataattttacatagTAACTGTTAAATGGGCTTATAATATATGGAATGTTTTTTTCAACGTATATTTTTGGTATTTTCCTTGTAAATGCAATAGGATGCGGTGACCGCGAGTCCAGGCTGGGAACATTATAGACgtgatttatatacaaatttcacGATTCAGATGTATTACTATGGTACATtatgttacaaaatatgtgtaaattttatattatgcACAATAACCACTGTAGGCCAATCTATTTCAGTCTCATACGTTCACGAGCTTAAAGAAGCAAGCAGGCCCTTATGGTTATCGCGGCTTAGCAAATATGCCAATGCAAGCAGGATTACGAATCATTCGTCATTCATAAATTATGGCAACATTTGCATGATCAACAAGCAAAGGGTACCCATAGACACAAAATTGATTAGGAAATTTGCAAGGAATATCAAGCGGATTCTCAAGTGGGTTTGAAGTTACTTAGAATCCCTCATGTAAAAATCTCCATAAAGTTTGTAGATATGGATAACATGAGACAATTATACAAAGTTCATTTTGGAAAGGATAAATCAGGGGACATAATATCTCTACGCATTTTACCCA
Coding sequences within it:
- a CDS encoding BmGPI6, Conserved protein, unknown function (overlaps_old_locusTagID:BBM_II00900), with the protein product MHYCIMSMCNITIVTLICVHMINVANCSTNVEDELFPFEDLPPLWSDHMKSAKQTLENYPNPFQNYKACNRNYPNSYLCDPGGILEEYEADKIEEILSKERKNSNHFCSDFGDVPYQFGVGIASDDLKSDKELLATELCSRWSLSHSGCNDGIMLVLFPSSKEIVLHWESGVEPIINAKIASAFYRMCRNELATRGFGQGVEKCVKFIANRLSGETLPIEETMRKIVFLIIATVTALFYITCMFAVMVDRAL
- a CDS encoding holo-(acyl-carrier protein) synthase, putative (overlaps_old_locusTagID:BBM_II00900); this translates as MYYYGTLCYKICVNFILCTITTVGQSISVSYVHELKEASRPLWLSRLSKYANASRITNHSSFINYGNICMINKQRVPIDTKLIRKFARNIKRILKIPHVKISIKFVDMDNMRQLYKVHFGKDKSGDIISLRILPKLHHFGTNSPESRRGVDERSGGKLLGHMFMRGKIYICPEYINEQKDIIPSDDVEMLGVAKSVREARDISMKIGYLLVHGILHLIGHDHQRDEDFNNMLKMEDYVISRLNISNNPLV